The genomic segment TACTTGACAAAGGATTTGGTTTTGTTGGATGCCATTAAGTGTTAAAATTAGCACAGAAAAGTTGgtcagagaaaaagaaaaaaaaatctaaactagAACATTAAACATTTGATTTAGTAGTTTGAAAGATGATTATAATAAGAAAAAGTcataattagttattattttgttgAAATAAAAGAGATGCTATATGTCATAGAATAATTAGGAAGAGGGCCGGCTAAACCGAAAGAGAATCGGGAGTTGTGAAAGCACGTACGTTGGTAGGAAGAAGGAGATGATGCCATGGTTGAATGGGACACTTCAAAGCAAAATAGTGCCGTGGAAGTCGAGTCATGGTGGCCCATGTCTTTATAAACACAAACTCCCTTCCATCTCTATCCAAATCTAATCATTACCCTAAACACTCACAACTCGCTGTGTTCCCAAGATACTCGTTTAATCCATCATTTTTCACCTGATAATTTCTCAAGCACCCGAGGGGTAAGTAGTAGCGCAAGTAGACACGCCCCCGTGGGCTCGATGAACTCAAATGCTTTCACATTTATCTTGTTTTGGCTTCTTCTTCGCCCCAGTCTTTGATTTTCTGTTTGACtcggaaaaatatatatttttaattctactCCACAGAACAGCCTTTATTACCGAAGATAGATACGAAATACTTGGTGTGTGAAATCCTAGTCACACAAATTCAGAAGACAgctttcattttatatttttcttcttcttcttcttcttctcttaagCTGTTTTCCCCTGTTTTAGCAGTGTATGCCTCTTCAGAGCCATCATCAACCCAAGAACCCCTTTCTTCTTGTCTCTCTCCTCTGATTCTTGGTGGGTTCTTGTAATCATAGATTCTTAAAGGGAAGAGGTTCGATTTCATTTCATTTGATTTCCCGTTTTTTCAGATTGTTGGGTTTCTTTCAAGCAGTTTAgtcaaatattttcttttattttggggGATTTCTGTCCACTGTGTTGAGATTCGAGAATCACAAGGTCGAAGCCCGTGGAAAAGTGGCTTCTTTCTTTCATCGTCTGTATCATTATTTTAACCGACCATTTTTTCAAATTccaaatttcatttttgtttcttttagaaTTCGACAGTTCCCTTTGTtgcaaaaaggaaaacaaaaccaaaacatcattttttttgtattaaataaTGTCTCGCCAGATAAATTTTAGGACCCCAACGTCCGTCCAACGGCGGCAATTCTTGCTGCAAAGTGGTTCATCTTCCAATTCCTTCTGTTCCTCCAGTACCGACGACGGCGGAAGCAGCAGCAGCCCCACAAGGAGCAGTTCCAGGAATAGTGCCAAGTTCGGGGAGTTTTGTGGGGGTACCACAGCCGAGTGTGCGGTTATTTGTTGCTGCTGTCCTTGCACAATAGCAAACCTCCTAGTTTTAGCATTTTACAAGGTTCCAGCGGGGCTATGCCGCCGTGCTCTCCGCCTGAAACGGCGGCGTAAGTTGAAGGAAAAAGGGTTGCTTCAGCCGAAAAACCACCGGCCTCATTGTGGAATTGAAGATAATAGCGAGTTGCAGATTCACACGGTGGTAGTGGAGGATTTTTTCCCAGATGTGGAGGCTTCTGAAGAAGCAGAGAAAGCGGTGATGGAACTGGAAAAAGAGATGTGGCAAAGATTCTATGGTACTggattttggagaagtccttctCAGAGAGAAGGAGAGCCACCCAGAATTAAACAactttaacaaaaacaaaaacaaacaattCCCTCTTTCCTACGATCTGGTTGTATAGATTCTTCAATGAAGAAATATTGTAACTGGCAAGATTTTGATATCATCAAAGACATGTATGTAAATGAGATTGTGATTGTCGCCTTGAAAGTTTTTGTTGCTTGTTTTTGGATTCTTGATATGGGTTGACATTAATTCTACGGAATTTTT from the Gossypium hirsutum isolate 1008001.06 chromosome D09, Gossypium_hirsutum_v2.1, whole genome shotgun sequence genome contains:
- the LOC107891206 gene encoding uncharacterized protein: MSRQINFRTPTSVQRRQFLLQSGSSSNSFCSSSTDDGGSSSSPTRSSSRNSAKFGEFCGGTTAECAVICCCCPCTIANLLVLAFYKVPAGLCRRALRLKRRRKLKEKGLLQPKNHRPHCGIEDNSELQIHTVVVEDFFPDVEASEEAEKAVMELEKEMWQRFYGTGFWRSPSQREGEPPRIKQL